The following coding sequences lie in one Mus musculus strain C57BL/6J chromosome 11, GRCm38.p6 C57BL/6J genomic window:
- the Krtap31-1 gene encoding keratin associated protein 31-1, whose amino-acid sequence MTHTCQPCCCKTASCRTSSSSESSSESSCPVFICCAPSWCSTPCCCKSICCHSTKTVNSCSQLCCPPTCCDPASCDSNCCKPTCVTICCSTPCCQPSCCVPTCCQPSLFQLCCQPTCCETSCCKTTSFKPSCVIIGCSTPCCQPCCVCPSAADNQLPKEQSHAPARAGMPCVHEATS is encoded by the coding sequence TGCTGCAAGACCGCCTCCTGCAGGACCTCCAGCAGCTCTGAATCCAGCTCTGAATCCAGCTGCCCTGTGTTCATCTGCTGCGCCCCAAGTTGGTGCAGCACACCCTGTTGTTGCAAGTCTATCTGCTGCCACAGCACCAAGACTGTCAACAGCTGTTCCCAGCTGTGCTGTCCACCAACCTGCTGTGACCCTGCCTCCTGTGACAGCAACTGCTGCAAGCCAACCTGTGTGACCATCTGCTGCAGCACACCTtgctgccagcccagctgctgcGTGCCCACCTGCTGCCAGCCTAGCCTCTTCCAGCTCTGCTGCCAACCAACTTGCTGTGAAACCAGCTGCTGCAAGACCACCTCCTTTAAACCCTCCTGTGTGATCATTGGTTGCAGCACACCCTGCTGCCAGCCCTGCTGTGTGTGCCCATCTGCCGCTGATAACCAGCTCCCAAAGGAACAAAGCCATGCTCCTGCGAGAGCTGGCATGCCCTGTGTGCACGAAGCCACCTCTTAA